The DNA region CAGAAGAAGAGCagtcaagagagagagagagagagtttgccCATATGCACAACACAGACACTCTAATTCAGGCCGGCAGTCAAAGGCCACAAGTTGTGGATATGAGACATGGACACACGTGTCATGCATTTACTCTCTCTGATGGTCTGATCTTTTGCTCGTGTTCTCTGGCTGCCATTCTCTGAAACCTTTGACCATGGGGATAGCAGTATATGCCAGTCAACCACCAAGTCAACAAATATGGATGTCCATTATGGGTCGTCCGATCTAGCATATGACATTAACTACTAGCAATTCTTACCTTATTGGCCTCATGCCTGTATAATTATCATCAAACACATTGGAGATAGTGAATTTTGTGAGTGAAAATTTGAGGCACAGATGAACAAGATGGCTTCTCAGTTCAAACCCAGATGGAAGAAGTAGTGAATCTGTCCTAAACAAATTAATGCGGAGGATGGGCTTGCTATGGACAAGGAGGAAGTTGAGTTCTAGTAGCCCTCCACTGCTAGctctatatatgattcaacatgAACAACTTCTTATGCTATATTTAATtgctttgatatatattttattgtagAAGTATAGGATAGCTACGCTGTTGCTCATTATATTATATGATTCCACCTCCGTGACGTTGGGTTCATCAATTTTGGCAAAGATCCATAGATTCCACCGAATAGTATGATTTGCATTTAGGATTCTTTCCagttattattatatttttctttccaaagaAGAGCCATGCATTCgacaaaataaattaagggCTGTTTGTTTCGATATAAAATATTGTGTTGGAAAAATATTCTCAcgaaaaatagttattttttggtgtttggttgCAATTGTGAAAGTTGTTTGGAAAACTTTGATTGGAACCTGAAAAcgctcttaaaaaaaaaaataaaaaaataaaacaaaacaatacaaaacaaatggatcgggtgcatttgggggtggccggaccacccccaaatgcaccccttggccaccccattttggccaaggggtggttggaaccaccccatctttctcctcctttttttttttttttttctttttttttttaaaaaaaattaatattggaaagtcaatttttgctgcacCTGTCagatggcactgtagctggaacagtgccgttccagttACAGTGCCGGCCCCGTGCTGTTGGCAAACGGGGCCATAGGCACAGATTGACTACATGCTAGAAGAAACAGAAAGGAAGTTTggaatttttagaattttgattCTGAATTTTTCATCTGCTTCCTTGGCAACCAGAAATTCACCAAGAAGCCCCATGCAATTGTTAGGACTGATCAAAAGCTACACAATAATCTGATACATAATCACAAAGGTCAAGAATATATAAAAGCAATGAAACAAACTCTTGATTGTGTTAGGGAGGTAATCACCCATGTTAAAAAACCACTTTAACCCAATCTGATTTGGGTCTCCTCAtgttatattcatttatttttgtgatttggatCTCNNNNNNNNNNNNNNNNNNNNNNNNNNNNNNNNNNNNNNNNNNNNNNNNNNNNNNNNNNNNNNNNNNNNNNNNNNNNNNNNNNNNNNNNNNNNNNNNNNNNGTGAGTAGATCCATGTTTTTTTGTGCAACAACCAACCGACTCGAAGGGATAAtgaattgatgtgatataaaaataaaacattatttgaatttttttgagaaaaaaaagtaaaataaaagaaatcttTACCATACATTTGTGTTATTGGGAATTTGGGCTCATTGTGAAACAAGTTACAAAAAGAATCTAAGCCGAAGAATATATAccatcattttattttctttttatttggtgGCTTTCCATTGATAGTGAATGCTAAGACATGGATTTGATGGAGGAACAAACCCAATTGAGGTCAATTaggtatttagtatttaggAGTTAATGCAGAGTTAAAGTTAACATCAACTCTTATTACTGATCCTGACACTACTAAAATTGTAATAGACATGTCTTCTGGACTTTAATGGGCAATGTAATTTGCCGACAAAGACTATTCACAAAAAGTAATTATACCGTTttagaaacaaaactcaaaagattttattgaaagaaaaaatatagcTATTTGAAAGGGTCAAGAGATTATCTCAACTATCTTTCTTTATCTCCCGATTAACATGGATAAACCATGATCTATCGATCATCAGATGAACCTGAAATGTGAAACGACATAAAACAGTTACCtaaaatcttataaaaataGTATAACGCATCAGGTAAAGGGGTTCATCCATCTTAAAAAAACTATTCATCATGGCTATATACTCACTCCACATAAAAATGCTAACTTAAGAATCGGAGCTTCTCTAGTCTTCAGACCGGCGGATCCTTtgacctttttattattttgcaagcTGCGCGTACtaaaaaatgatataacaaaAGGTATACAATGGATCCAAATCTCTAGTAATTTCATGAAAAAATCTTTACAAAGGTTATGGTTTGAGATCAGTTAAGATAAATAGGTATTGTAAAAActgtttaatatttattatctaAATTACTAAggattaaaaagacaaaattgttGGATACCTCTATCATTCATGGTGGTTGTTATTTGTTAATGGTGGTGGGTTGCAAGGAAGTTGGAGGAAGGAAAGTTGAATTGGGTGACAATAATATAGGAGGCAAGAATTGAATTCATTCACTCACTCTCTTTTCCCACTCACTGTCGTCAGGATCGACTTAcgtcaagtaaaaaaaaataactggGTATCTCCAATTAACAAAATGGACGATCCAGATTTAATAAAACCTTATCCTTTTCACACGAGAAAAacacataaagaaaattaaaccaGGTGATGTAGGAAGTGTTTGGATCGCGAGAATCGGaaataaaatgagagagaaaggggCAAAACTCTCtttaataattcttttaaaatgctttttatatttttcggtattttgtgagaccaaaaatattttcagtttaaccgaaaaagcttatttaattttcataaaatagtttcaatttttaaaaattataaactattttttgaatttaagcTTTTCATTCTTAAATCAACAAATCTAATAAAGACATCACTGAAACCCCGGTGAGACTTTACcggtaataaatttttttagaataatagaactttgtctttctcttcctcttatCTTGTAATATTCCTTTTGCTTCACTATTTCCGTTGATCTTTAAAGACAACTCATTTGACACCCAACCCTTTAAGCCCCCCAAATAGGGGTGTCAAGGTGGTTACAATTAgtggttattaaattttattaaccgctagcggttaacggttggCTACTAACCGTCGGTTAGTGATTGGctactaaccgccggttagcggttagtaaaataggTAACCACCCGCTTTTTGGTATCtctgtagcattttttaccctaatttattttttgtatttttagtgtcttcttgggccaaattgctatgaaaatattatatattgaaaaataaacaatatttgaccccaaatttacatttacttgtactttttaaaaaaaaaaatcataaaatattaaatcataaccagttaaatttttttttttaaaaaaaaaaacacaacatataaaataaatataaaaaaagtttaacacagcatatataaacaaaattaaaaaaaaaaaaaagagttcaaataaaacattaaatgatacaaataaaacattaaaacttcatcaatccttgTACATAACATACTCTCATTTGGTCATCTAGCAAATCTTGTGAAcatcaaaacaagaaaagttataaacttaaacataataatgttaaggcacaagcatgtacacatatcaaaaaattgttcaatttattttttcaaaaaatggttaaaaaatggtcaaaacagtgttcaaaaaatacattaatatgtCAGCTTGGCGAATTTTTCACAATCAATTGCTTTCATTgtggaaaaattaaattaataaatgctagaagatataaactataaagtttcaaaaatattttattcaattacaaacttatgtcttaataattttgtatttttagtttaGCAACTCAATCAATAATTTCGTTATATGTGGTTATAAGGGTTACCTTAaatggtggtttttttttttcttttttcttttttttttcttttttaaaaaaatggttaaatttctttcttcgaaaaatggtgaaaacattgttaaaaaaatatgcattaatacttcaattgtgcttataagtaacacattgttggatctaatgtcaattacttaatttgatattatataatcatacaatttaatgatcaattcatcatgtgatataatcatataaattataatgataatatataaattactaaaattataatgataatacattaatactttaattgggcgtataagtaacacattgtttaatctaatgtcaattacttaatttgatattatatcaATCACATTATAATTGTATATTAATAATAgtataatatgattaacttaaataaagtatttgaattgtcattgaacattatcattgtgatttaattattaatgatcaattgattatattagatatataaatattattataactataattataaaaatatattatataaaaacacggttagcggttacggctagtaaacccaataactaTTAACTGCTAAGTGGTtatagcggttagtggttagggCAGTTATTTACCCACCTTGACATCCCTACCCCAAAGAAACATTTTagtagcatttttttaaaaaataaataaataaaataatagaaacttttgtctttctcttcctcttactgctaattttcattatttcacTCAACACCAGTCGAACAATATTGTTTGtcactaataaaaaaacatgttaaattaacattttttttgtgagtaattaAAGCCACAAATAGATTTAAATAACATTTCCAGCACAACGAAAACTATGTCTTTTTGTCGGTTTGATTAATATAAGCCTGGAATcccattcaaaaaaaattatctccttttttttttcttcctcttctttgcATTAatctttaaaagaaatttcattgCAGCACTAGTGAACTAATAACAAAAATGtttatataacatttttaaGGAAGGATCATATACCCTTGAAATTGGCTTAACCATCAAAAATCATCGACAACATGACCTAGAGGGTTGATGCTCACCCTTATACATAGTCAAAATCACTTATGAATCAAATTTGTTCAAATAGATttataaacaataaatattgacatatttttaaattttactccaattttttttttttttttttgttgagatgttcgcacaagaggggaagaagaattcgaattagtgactttcATTTTATGAGACGTGATTCTCAGTCAGTTGAGTTATCCCTTGAGGACAAATTTTCTTCTGATTACTGCAAccaaatgatttatttatttaaatttgaatgatGAAAGTAGTGCGCACAAAATGAagcatattttttataataaaaatacatataatcaatttTTAACTTAATAACTCGAGTGTCCTTAAATTGTTGCAAAAGTtcaataatataaagaaaaaaggagtGGGATACGTGTCCCAATCCCAACCGTCTAATGCCTCCAATTCCAAAGCCGTTTCTAGAGAAATTGATGAAACTCCCACATCCAAAGCAACGGTTCACGATTAAAACCTGGACAAGCAGGCAGAGCATCCTCCACTTCCCGAAATTATATTGGCGGGAACGAAATTCCACCCAAATCCCGCCAATACAACCCCACTAATTCAAAGACTTTTCCAACACAACCCTCCGCTATAAAAAAACTGCCCCGCCCATCCGCCACCGCACTTTAACTCTCACTTTCCCACCTTTTTTTCCCTctcaaaaaccctaaccctaaaaaaaaaaaaaaaaaagagaaaaaaatccGAAAAGAGAAAATGCTTGAACTCCGGCTGGTCCAAGGGTCGCTGCTGAAGAAGGTTCTGGAGGCGATCAAGGACCTGGTGAACGATGCGAACTTCGACTGCTCGGCCACGGGGTTCTCGCTCCAGGCCATGGACTCCAGCCACGTGGCGTTGGTGGCTCTGCTCCTCAGATCCGAGGGCTTCGAGCACTACCGCTGCGACCGCAACCTTTCCATGGGCATGAATCTCGGCAACATGTCCAAGATGCTCAAGTGCGCCGGCAACGACGACATCATCACCCTCAAGGCCGACGATGGCAGCGACACCGTCACCTTCATGTTCGAGAGCCCCAGTACGTATTTTGCTTTTGGTTCTTTGAATTCTTGATTTTGGAATGTTAGGGTCTTACTGCTAATTAGGGATTTCATTagagaaattagggtttttttttttttttttttgttcgcgGGATTGAGTTTTTTATTCTGCTAATTTAGGTTTATGGGTGATTCATTTTGAGACTTCAAGAAATTTTACTGTGTCTGGTTGCTGTGGAAAtgttagaaaatgaaagagaaatgcaTTTGGGAATTCTGTTTGTGTTACAGAATTCTTATGACCTTTTTTCTGCACCCGTCTCGTAATCACTGAAGTTCTTTGGAGATGTTTGGATGAATGTTAATTGCAATGGAAATTATTACATCAAAAATTCTTATTGTTAATTAACGTTAGATTGTGGTTTCTACTTTATCCTGTTTGTTGAGTTTGAGGAAATTTATTTGACTTGTGTTTGTTCCGATCTATTGTTGCGCTTCCAATTGGCTAATGGATTAAAGCACAAGACAAGATATCTGATTTTGAGATGAAACTGATGGACATCGATAGCGAGCACCTTGGAATTCCAGAGGCAGAGTACCATGCTATTGTTAGGATGCCTTCTTCTGAGTTTGCTAGGATTTGCAAAGATCTCAGCAGCATTGGTGACACTGGTACTGTGGTTTTCTTTGTCGGATTCATGGTTTCATATGTTGATTGTTCATCTCGTTTGTGGAGTTTTTGTAAATGTTTTGGGTCAATGTGTACTTGCAGTTGTCATCTCTGTGACCAAGGAAGGAGTGAAGTTCTCCACAAGGGGTGATATTGGAACCGCAAATATTGTTTGCAGGCAGAATAACACAGTAGACAAGGTATGTTCTTGTAGTCTAGTTATTAGTTTCTCCCATGTAATTGttacaaaaagtaaaaattttgcGCTTTGTAAGTGGCTTGATGTAATGCAATTTAAAAGTAACagttttgagggttttttttatttgtgccaaaaaaaaaaaaaatgcagccaGAAGAAGCAACAATCATAGAGATGACTGAGCCAGTGTCATTGACATTTGCGCTGAGGTACATGAACTCCTTTACGAAGGCGACCCCATTGTCGAGCATTGTGACACTTAGCTTGTCTTCAGATCTGCCTGTCGTGGTTGAATACAAGATTGCAGAGATGGGTTATATTAGGTTCTACTTGGCTCCCAAGATAGAGGAGGATGAAGATGAGACAAAGCCTCAAGTTTAGGTGTTATGCTGGCTCTCAACCCAATTTCCTGTTCACACATTGTTCTCTGTTTTAAAATCCATGTGGAGAATGTTTCTTATGCATTCTTATTCtcagtttttttcttcttcgtgGACAACGGATTGGTAGTTTAGAAAAGTTCTATAAATCTTTCAAGTgatgaatttgttttttgtatccTGATTCGGAATTAGGATGAACTTTGTCATATGAATGTTCACTCCTTCACCGACAAGGATTTCCTGTAATTCGGTTGGTTAAATTGCACACAATTGCCTTGGCAGTTTAGGGTGCAGCAGGTGGGTCCTATGCCATCCTTTGTATGATAGTATGAGGCTGTCTGAATtctcattttaataatttttttttcctttgcaaATACAACACAATtgttaacaaaataacaaaaaaatgcacTAAAACAAAAGGGGGAGCTAGGTTAGGGGGATTAATTTCACTAACGTGCATTACATCCAAAcggggggaaaagaaaaaatgagaatgAAGCTAGTTAGAAATGGTGCATTTAGTTGAGT from Corylus avellana chromosome ca10, CavTom2PMs-1.0 includes:
- the LOC132163747 gene encoding proliferating cell nuclear antigen, which gives rise to MLELRLVQGSLLKKVLEAIKDLVNDANFDCSATGFSLQAMDSSHVALVALLLRSEGFEHYRCDRNLSMGMNLGNMSKMLKCAGNDDIITLKADDGSDTVTFMFESPTQDKISDFEMKLMDIDSEHLGIPEAEYHAIVRMPSSEFARICKDLSSIGDTVVISVTKEGVKFSTRGDIGTANIVCRQNNTVDKPEEATIIEMTEPVSLTFALRYMNSFTKATPLSSIVTLSLSSDLPVVVEYKIAEMGYIRFYLAPKIEEDEDETKPQV